One genomic window of Tachypleus tridentatus isolate NWPU-2018 chromosome 12, ASM421037v1, whole genome shotgun sequence includes the following:
- the LOC143234169 gene encoding UPAR/Ly6 domain-containing protein bou-like yields MHGGEIGTKRYCSSRDLGNFCEYIRRLGDDREYRSCVYTCSADNCNTANSWTSWNFRPTLFLLVFLMVYIIYGHDKR; encoded by the exons ATGCACGGAG GTGAAATAGGCACCAAGAGGTACTGCTCGTCTCGCGACCTTGGTAATTTTTGTGAATATATTCGTCGCCTTGGAGACGATCGAGAATACCGCTCTTGCGTGTACACGTGTTCAGCGGACAATTGTAACACTGCAAATTCTTGGACGTCATGGAACTTCCGCCCGACATTGTTTCTTCTGGTGTTTTTAATGGTGTATATAATTTACGGCCATGACAAACGTTAA